The following nucleotide sequence is from Flavobacterium sp. N1736.
ATCCTTAATATTGCCCGCAATACAAGCATTGATAAATTAAGATCGAAAAACTTTAATAACAGCCAAAAAAACCTTTCTTCAGATAATTTCGTAAATCTGTTAGATGACAGTAATAAACTCACTAATAAAATTGACACGATTGGAATTCAGGAATTTGTAAAAAAATTAAAACCAAAGTGTATTGAAATTATTGACTTATTATTTTTCAAAGGATATACACAGCAAGAGGCGTCAGAAGAACTGGCAATTCCGTTGGGAACTATCAAGACACAAAACAGAAACTGTATTAACGATTTACGTACTTATTTAAAAATATAATGGAAGCACAAGAATATATTGAATCAGGAACTCTGGAACTTTACGTTTATGGTTTATTAACCGAAGCAGAAAATCTGGAAATCGCCGAATTGGCAAAGAAAAATCCCGAAGTTGAACAGGAAATTCTTGCAATAGAAAAAGCTATTGTGGCTTTATCATCAAGTTTTTCACCTTTTCATTCAGTAGCTAATTTCGAGAAAATAAAAGCACGTTTAGAACTGAAACATGGCAAAGTAGTCGACATGAAACCGGCATCAAACTGGTCTCAATATGTGGGTTGGGCTGCTGCGGTCGTATTGCTTTTAGGTCTTGGATATCAAACTTTAGAATTAACAAAAACCAAAGATGCTATTACAGATGTTGGTAATCAAAAAAATAAAATAGAAAAAGAGTTTGCGTATTTAGATCAGCAAAATAAAGAAACTGAGAAAAACTTAACTATTGTTAGGGATATTAAAAACACAGGTGTAACACTTGGCGGTCAGGCAGTTTCTCCAACATCATTTGCAAAAGTATACTGGAATAAAGATACCAAAACGACTTATATAGATGCT
It contains:
- a CDS encoding RNA polymerase sigma factor codes for the protein MSQEELLVLIYKKDERAFTHLYDMYSKSLFSVINVLIKNREEAEDVLQEVFVKIWKNIDSYNESKGRFYTWILNIARNTSIDKLRSKNFNNSQKNLSSDNFVNLLDDSNKLTNKIDTIGIQEFVKKLKPKCIEIIDLLFFKGYTQQEASEELAIPLGTIKTQNRNCINDLRTYLKI
- a CDS encoding anti-sigma factor — encoded protein: MEAQEYIESGTLELYVYGLLTEAENLEIAELAKKNPEVEQEILAIEKAIVALSSSFSPFHSVANFEKIKARLELKHGKVVDMKPASNWSQYVGWAAAVVLLLGLGYQTLELTKTKDAITDVGNQKNKIEKEFAYLDQQNKETEKNLTIVRDIKNTGVTLGGQAVSPTSFAKVYWNKDTKTTYIDAAGLPKPPKGMVYQVWALKLSPVLTPTSIGLLDNFDSNNQKIFAVDQTVSAEAFGITLEPAGGSLTPTMEQLYTLGKV